From Sporosarcina sp. 6E9, a single genomic window includes:
- a CDS encoding TetR/AcrR family transcriptional regulator gives METKRQIKSSVKDESLIEMRREQMIRGAVKLFKEKGFHRTTTREIAKEAGFSIGTLYEYIRTKEDVLFLVCDSIYNEVNDRLYVLAKEEGTVKGLRSAIQQYFELIDDMSDEFVVMYQESKSLPKDALQYVLKKEMEMVALFENILQSCVELGELRINQDDIQIAAHHIVVQGQMWAFRRWALQKNYTIEKFIEIQTEQIFKGIVGTGNIHEEGKGV, from the coding sequence ATGGAAACAAAACGTCAAATAAAATCATCCGTCAAAGACGAAAGTCTCATCGAAATGAGACGCGAACAAATGATACGCGGTGCAGTCAAACTCTTTAAAGAAAAAGGGTTTCACCGCACAACAACGCGTGAAATTGCAAAAGAAGCGGGTTTCAGCATCGGCACGCTCTACGAATACATTCGAACAAAAGAAGACGTATTATTTCTCGTCTGCGACAGCATCTACAACGAAGTAAACGATCGACTATACGTTCTAGCAAAAGAAGAAGGAACCGTCAAAGGACTTCGCTCAGCCATCCAACAATATTTCGAACTCATCGACGACATGTCAGACGAGTTCGTCGTCATGTACCAAGAATCTAAATCTTTGCCGAAAGACGCACTTCAATATGTATTGAAAAAAGAAATGGAAATGGTCGCTTTATTTGAAAATATTTTGCAGTCTTGCGTGGAGTTAGGGGAACTTCGCATTAACCAAGACGACATTCAAATCGCGGCGCACCACATCGTCGTTCAAGGCCAGATGTGGGCATTCCGGAGATGGGCTTTACAGAAAAACTATACAATCGAAAAGTTCATCGAAATTCAAACAGAACAAATTTTCAAGGGGATTGTGGGAACAGGGAATATTCACGAAGAAGGAAAGGGTGTTTAA
- a CDS encoding acetyl-CoA C-acetyltransferase has protein sequence MNKTVILDGARTAFGRFGGALSTLSASDLGGVAIKEALTRSGVKEDEVDEVIIGTVLQAGQGQIPSRQAATKAGLPWRTKTETINKVCASGMRSVTLGDQLIRLGDEEVIVAGGMESMSNAPYYLPKARFGLKMGDAPLIDGMVFDGLSCSFSPDNVHMGTYGNKTADEFSLGRETQDEWALRSHERALTAIDDGLFAEEIVPVEITQRRGDPLKVDTDEAPRRDTSLETLAKLRPAFGKDGTITAGNAPGINDGACALVLMNEERAEREGKNVLATIIGHAEVAIEPADFPQTPGLVINKILEKTGKTLEEIDLFEINEAFAAVALASSKIAKLDPEKVNVNGGAVALGHPIGASGARIILTLAYELKRRGGGIGIASICSGGGQGDAIMIEVPKSK, from the coding sequence TTGAATAAAACAGTCATACTTGATGGAGCAAGAACGGCATTCGGAAGATTCGGAGGGGCCCTATCCACTCTTTCGGCAAGTGATCTCGGGGGAGTCGCCATAAAAGAAGCGTTAACTCGTTCCGGCGTGAAGGAAGATGAAGTCGATGAAGTCATTATAGGAACGGTATTGCAAGCTGGCCAAGGACAAATTCCTTCCAGGCAAGCAGCCACAAAAGCGGGACTTCCGTGGCGCACAAAAACAGAAACCATTAACAAAGTATGCGCCTCAGGAATGCGTAGCGTCACACTTGGCGACCAACTCATCCGTCTTGGCGATGAAGAGGTAATCGTTGCAGGCGGCATGGAATCCATGTCGAACGCACCGTATTATTTACCAAAAGCGCGATTCGGTTTAAAAATGGGCGATGCACCGCTCATCGACGGTATGGTTTTTGACGGACTTTCCTGTTCGTTTTCACCAGATAACGTCCATATGGGCACCTATGGCAATAAAACCGCGGATGAGTTTTCGCTTGGTCGCGAAACACAAGACGAATGGGCGCTACGCAGTCATGAACGCGCACTAACCGCAATTGACGATGGTTTATTCGCGGAAGAAATTGTTCCCGTTGAAATCACGCAGCGCCGCGGCGACCCGTTAAAAGTCGACACAGACGAAGCACCGCGTCGTGATACGTCCCTAGAAACACTCGCAAAACTGCGACCGGCATTCGGAAAAGATGGAACAATTACCGCAGGAAATGCACCTGGCATAAATGACGGCGCATGTGCACTCGTATTAATGAATGAAGAACGCGCAGAAAGAGAAGGCAAAAATGTGCTCGCAACAATTATCGGTCATGCAGAAGTCGCAATCGAGCCAGCAGACTTTCCGCAAACACCAGGGCTTGTCATTAATAAGATTTTGGAAAAAACAGGAAAAACCCTGGAAGAAATCGACCTTTTTGAAATCAATGAAGCCTTTGCAGCCGTTGCGCTCGCAAGTTCCAAAATCGCAAAACTCGATCCGGAAAAAGTAAATGTCAACGGAGGCGCAGTCGCGTTAGGTCACCCGATTGGGGCTAGTGGCGCGCGCATTATTTTAACACTTGCTTATGAACTTAAACGACGCGGCGGAGGAATCGGCATTGCCTCGATTTGTTCGGGCGGCGGTCAAGGTGACGCGATTATGATTGAAGTTCCGAAGTCGAAATAA
- the icmF gene encoding fused isobutyryl-CoA mutase/GTPase IcmF translates to MATIEVYKPKHHVRMVTASSLFDGHDASINIMRRILQASGAEVIHLGHNRSVEEVVNAAIQENVQAIAMSSYQGGHVEYFKYMYDLLAEKGAPHIRIYAGGGGVIIPKEIKELHEYGIAWIFSPEDGRKMGLQGMINRMMEECDFETANDCKIEDLESVTTENPEVLSKLITYAEETYDKDDETAKAFLKKAKELSKNTPVFGITGTGGAGKSSLTDELIRRFLHELPDKKVAILSIDPTKQKTGGALLGDRIRMNSIFNKRVFMRSLATRGSRSELSGAMQHVLDIVKVAGYDLIIIETSGIGQGDADIADISDASMYVMTSEFGAPTQLEKIDMIDYADLIAINKFERKGSEDAMRQVQKQYQRSRMLFDQELDKMPVYGTIASQFNDKGTNSLFAAIVRVLNETYNLDWTTSYDDLAKAQKENVIIPVDRMHYLREISDAVRGYHRKSGVQEDLARKLFQLEGTINLVKEKSPEDGLVESLQFLADSVREELTPESKKILANWETLKEAYAGEEFVTKVRDREIRTLLRTTSLAGLKIPKIALPKYKDYGEILRWVYRENVPGSFPYTAGVFPFKREGEDPKRQFAGEGTPERTNRRFHYLSKDDDAKRLSTAFDSVTLYGEDPDERPDIYGKVGESGVSICTLEDMKKLYDGFDLCAPSTSVSMTINGPAPIILAMFMNTAIDQQVRIKEEELGRPLSIEEFTEVKDGTMQVVRGTVQADILKEDQGQNTCIFSTEFALRLMGDIQQYFIDKKVQNYYSVSISGYHIAEAGANPISQLAFTLANGFTYVEYYLSRGMNINDFAPNLSFFFSNGLDPEYTVIGRVARRIWAVAMREKYGANDRSQKLKYHVQTSGRSLHAQEIDFNDIRTTLQALMALQDNCNSLHTNAYDEAITTPTEESVRRAMAIQMIITKEHGLSKNENPLQGAYIIDELTDLVEEAVLTEFDRLNDRGGVLGSMETQYQRGKIQEESMYYEMKKHTGELPIIGVNTYLNPNPPSEEDIDNMEIARATKEEKETQIINLRAFQQKHASKTEKALEQLQQVAVSGGNIFAELMETVKVASLGQITNALYEVGGQYRRNM, encoded by the coding sequence ATGGCTACAATCGAAGTATATAAACCGAAACACCATGTCAGAATGGTAACGGCATCGAGCTTATTTGACGGTCACGATGCATCCATCAATATCATGCGCAGAATCTTGCAAGCAAGCGGCGCAGAAGTCATTCACCTCGGGCATAATCGCTCAGTTGAAGAAGTCGTCAATGCAGCTATTCAAGAAAATGTTCAAGCAATCGCGATGTCGTCTTACCAAGGCGGCCACGTCGAATACTTCAAATATATGTATGATTTGCTAGCAGAAAAAGGGGCACCGCATATCCGCATTTACGCGGGCGGGGGCGGCGTGATCATTCCGAAAGAAATTAAGGAACTGCATGAATACGGAATCGCATGGATTTTCTCGCCCGAAGACGGTCGGAAAATGGGTCTTCAAGGCATGATTAACCGGATGATGGAAGAATGTGATTTTGAAACCGCGAATGATTGCAAAATCGAGGATTTGGAAAGCGTCACAACAGAAAATCCAGAAGTGCTCTCAAAACTCATTACGTATGCAGAAGAAACGTACGACAAAGACGATGAAACTGCAAAAGCTTTCTTGAAAAAAGCGAAAGAACTATCGAAGAACACACCTGTTTTCGGAATCACGGGTACGGGCGGAGCTGGAAAAAGTTCATTGACAGACGAATTGATTCGTAGATTTTTGCATGAGCTACCAGACAAAAAAGTGGCGATTCTATCGATTGACCCGACGAAACAAAAAACGGGCGGCGCACTGCTCGGAGACCGGATTCGGATGAATTCTATTTTTAATAAACGCGTATTCATGCGCAGTTTGGCAACAAGAGGATCACGTTCGGAACTATCCGGTGCGATGCAACATGTACTTGATATCGTCAAAGTCGCGGGGTACGACTTGATTATTATCGAAACAAGCGGTATTGGCCAAGGGGACGCCGATATTGCCGACATATCTGATGCATCGATGTATGTCATGACAAGCGAATTCGGCGCACCGACACAGCTTGAAAAAATCGACATGATTGACTACGCCGATTTAATCGCGATCAATAAATTCGAACGTAAAGGCTCTGAAGACGCAATGCGACAAGTCCAAAAACAATATCAACGCAGCCGGATGCTATTCGATCAAGAGCTGGACAAAATGCCGGTTTACGGAACAATTGCGAGTCAGTTCAATGATAAAGGAACCAACTCTTTATTCGCAGCGATTGTCCGCGTTTTGAATGAAACCTACAACCTTGATTGGACAACGTCTTATGACGATCTTGCGAAAGCGCAAAAAGAAAATGTCATTATTCCAGTAGACCGTATGCATTATCTGCGGGAAATTTCTGATGCGGTTCGCGGCTACCACCGAAAATCTGGCGTTCAAGAAGATTTGGCGCGAAAACTATTTCAATTAGAAGGTACGATTAATCTTGTAAAAGAAAAATCACCTGAGGATGGATTAGTCGAATCGCTTCAATTCCTGGCTGACAGTGTCCGTGAGGAATTAACGCCTGAATCGAAAAAAATTCTAGCAAACTGGGAGACATTGAAAGAGGCTTATGCAGGCGAAGAGTTCGTGACGAAAGTGCGCGATCGAGAAATTCGTACATTACTACGCACAACTAGTCTTGCTGGACTTAAAATACCGAAAATCGCGCTTCCAAAATATAAAGATTACGGCGAAATTCTCCGCTGGGTTTACCGTGAAAACGTACCGGGTTCTTTCCCATATACGGCTGGTGTATTCCCGTTTAAACGCGAAGGTGAAGATCCAAAACGGCAATTCGCTGGCGAAGGTACGCCGGAACGCACAAACCGCCGTTTTCACTATTTGTCGAAAGACGATGACGCGAAACGACTTTCGACAGCATTCGATTCCGTGACGCTTTACGGAGAAGACCCGGATGAGCGCCCGGATATTTACGGGAAAGTTGGCGAATCGGGCGTCAGCATTTGTACGCTTGAAGACATGAAAAAGTTATACGATGGCTTCGATTTATGCGCGCCTTCGACATCTGTCTCAATGACGATTAACGGGCCAGCACCGATTATATTAGCGATGTTCATGAATACAGCTATCGATCAGCAAGTTCGTATTAAAGAAGAAGAATTGGGTCGACCGTTGTCGATTGAAGAGTTTACGGAAGTGAAAGACGGCACGATGCAAGTCGTTCGCGGAACTGTTCAAGCGGATATTTTGAAAGAAGATCAAGGTCAAAACACTTGTATCTTCTCGACAGAATTTGCGCTTCGACTCATGGGCGATATTCAACAGTATTTCATCGATAAGAAAGTACAGAACTATTATTCAGTGTCGATTTCGGGTTACCACATCGCGGAAGCGGGCGCGAATCCAATTTCACAACTCGCATTCACATTGGCAAATGGTTTCACATACGTGGAGTATTACTTGAGCCGCGGCATGAACATCAATGATTTTGCACCGAATCTATCATTCTTCTTCTCGAATGGACTAGATCCGGAGTATACGGTCATCGGCCGTGTCGCCAGAAGGATTTGGGCAGTTGCCATGCGTGAAAAATACGGTGCCAATGACCGTAGCCAAAAATTGAAATACCATGTGCAAACATCGGGCCGCAGTTTGCACGCACAAGAAATCGATTTCAACGATATTCGTACTACGCTACAAGCGTTAATGGCGTTGCAAGATAATTGCAACTCGCTTCATACGAACGCATACGACGAAGCAATCACGACGCCGACCGAAGAATCCGTTCGACGGGCAATGGCCATTCAAATGATTATCACGAAAGAACATGGCCTGTCGAAAAATGAAAACCCGCTCCAAGGCGCATATATTATTGACGAATTAACCGACCTTGTCGAAGAAGCGGTTCTTACAGAATTCGACCGACTAAATGACCGTGGCGGCGTACTTGGATCGATGGAAACACAGTACCAACGTGGTAAAATTCAAGAAGAGTCTATGTATTATGAAATGAAGAAACATACTGGAGAGCTTCCAATCATCGGCGTAAACACCTATTTAAATCCGAATCCGCCGTCTGAAGAGGATATCGACAATATGGAAATCGCCAGAGCGACGAAAGAAGAAAAGGAAACGCAAATTATTAATCTACGCGCATTCCAACAAAAACACGCAAGTAAAACAGAAAAAGCACTGGAACAGTTACAACAAGTGGCGGTATCAGGCGGAAATATTTTTGCTGAATTAATGGAAACGGTCAAAGTTGCCAGTCTCGGTCAAATTACCAATGCACTTTATGAAGTTGGCGGGCAATACCGTCGAAATATGTAA
- a CDS encoding (Fe-S)-binding protein codes for MDPLLIANWILFLAVVAYALALFTHLIKTRIQFIKLGRKTEFDENVRERLRNIWIYVFGQKKLLKDKKSGIIHVLFFYGFLMVQFGAIDLIWKGLKPGSHLPFGPVYGFFTFFQEIVVFMILIAVVWAFHRRYVEKLVRLKRGWKSGLVLIFIGGLMLSTLLANGMNMIWQGNALTWTEPMASSIAFIFGGIPTVAAASVFFVAWWIHLLILLTFLIYVPQSKHAHLIAGPANVYFHRLDNVGRLIPIDFSALEEETENEEDMPALGVGKITDFTQLQMIDFYACVECGRCTNMCPATGTGKMLSPMDLITKLRDNLTNHGALVTKQKPWVPAPMFAETKGNQIAMAAGLEGATMDEIYNPSLIGDVITEEEIWACTTCRNCEDQCPVMNEHVDKIIDLRRHLVMVEGKMDPDAQRAMTNIERQGNPWGLNRKEKENWRDSRPDLHIPTVKEMKKADEEFEYLFWVGSMGAFDNRSQKIALSFAHLLNKAGIKFAILGNKEKNSGDTPRRLGNEFLFQELAESNIKEFEKAGVTKIITTDPHAYNIFKNEYPDFGFKAEVIHHTELLFDLVQNGTLKPVHPINETITFHDSCYLGRYNDVYDPPREILRAIPGVELVEMKRNRQDGMCCGAGGGLMWMEEDTGHRVNVARTEQAIEVNPGIISSGCPYCLTMLSDGTKAKEVEDTIGTYDIAELLERSIFGEDFVAATEEVDSVLQ; via the coding sequence TTGGACCCATTGCTCATTGCGAACTGGATTTTATTCCTCGCTGTCGTAGCCTATGCGTTAGCACTATTCACGCATTTAATTAAAACAAGAATACAATTTATCAAACTCGGAAGAAAAACAGAGTTCGATGAGAATGTTAGAGAACGTCTACGCAACATCTGGATCTATGTTTTCGGACAAAAGAAATTACTGAAAGACAAAAAGAGCGGAATCATCCACGTCCTGTTCTTCTACGGATTCTTGATGGTACAATTCGGGGCGATTGACCTTATTTGGAAAGGACTGAAACCAGGTTCGCATTTACCATTCGGACCGGTCTACGGATTCTTCACGTTCTTCCAAGAAATCGTCGTCTTTATGATTTTAATCGCCGTAGTATGGGCCTTCCACCGCCGTTACGTTGAAAAACTCGTTCGTCTAAAACGCGGTTGGAAATCAGGACTCGTGCTCATTTTCATTGGCGGATTAATGCTTTCGACACTATTAGCGAACGGCATGAATATGATTTGGCAAGGAAATGCATTAACGTGGACGGAGCCAATGGCATCTTCCATCGCATTCATTTTCGGCGGAATTCCAACTGTCGCCGCTGCAAGCGTTTTCTTTGTTGCTTGGTGGATTCACTTACTCATTCTATTAACATTCTTGATCTATGTACCACAATCAAAACACGCGCACTTAATTGCAGGTCCTGCAAACGTTTACTTTCACCGTCTTGATAACGTTGGAAGACTGATTCCAATCGATTTCTCAGCGCTGGAAGAAGAAACAGAAAACGAAGAAGACATGCCAGCACTCGGCGTAGGGAAAATTACAGACTTCACGCAGCTACAAATGATCGACTTTTACGCTTGTGTTGAATGTGGACGCTGTACGAATATGTGTCCTGCAACCGGAACTGGAAAAATGTTATCGCCGATGGACTTGATCACAAAGCTTCGCGATAACTTAACAAATCACGGTGCGCTTGTGACGAAACAAAAGCCTTGGGTGCCCGCACCGATGTTTGCCGAAACAAAAGGAAACCAAATCGCCATGGCTGCTGGACTTGAAGGCGCTACCATGGACGAAATTTATAACCCGTCACTCATCGGCGATGTCATTACCGAAGAAGAAATTTGGGCGTGCACAACTTGCCGTAACTGTGAAGACCAATGTCCAGTGATGAACGAACATGTCGACAAAATTATCGACCTACGTCGTCACCTCGTCATGGTCGAAGGGAAAATGGATCCAGATGCACAACGCGCGATGACAAACATCGAGCGCCAAGGAAATCCATGGGGCTTGAACCGTAAAGAAAAGGAAAACTGGAGAGATTCAAGACCGGACCTTCATATTCCGACTGTTAAAGAGATGAAAAAAGCGGACGAGGAATTCGAGTACCTATTCTGGGTTGGATCAATGGGCGCATTCGACAATCGTTCACAAAAAATCGCTCTGTCATTCGCACATTTGTTAAACAAAGCCGGTATCAAGTTCGCAATTCTTGGCAATAAAGAAAAGAACTCTGGAGATACACCGAGACGCCTTGGAAACGAGTTTTTATTCCAAGAACTTGCCGAATCAAATATTAAAGAATTCGAAAAAGCTGGCGTGACAAAAATTATTACAACAGACCCGCATGCATACAATATTTTCAAGAATGAATACCCGGATTTCGGATTCAAAGCAGAAGTGATTCACCATACCGAATTGCTTTTCGACTTAGTCCAAAACGGAACACTGAAACCTGTTCACCCGATCAATGAAACAATCACGTTCCATGATTCCTGTTACTTAGGCCGTTACAACGACGTCTATGACCCGCCTCGTGAAATTCTGAGAGCAATTCCAGGCGTCGAATTAGTCGAAATGAAACGCAACCGTCAAGACGGCATGTGCTGTGGCGCGGGCGGCGGACTCATGTGGATGGAAGAAGATACAGGACATCGCGTGAACGTAGCACGAACAGAACAAGCCATCGAAGTGAACCCGGGCATTATTTCTTCAGGTTGTCCATATTGCTTAACGATGTTGTCAGACGGCACGAAAGCGAAAGAAGTCGAAGATACAATCGGCACATACGATATCGCGGAACTGCTCGAGCGTTCAATTTTTGGCGAGGACTTCGTAGCAGCAACTGAAGAAGTCGATTCAGTTTTACAATAA
- a CDS encoding 3-hydroxybutyryl-CoA dehydrogenase gives MKIQKVMVIGAGQMGGGIAQVCAQAGYDVLLNDIKEESYIKGLAVISKNLSRNVEKGRMSEEEKTAVLGRITKSLNLQDAKHADIVIEAAVENMEVKRSIFEKLDEIALERAILASNTSSLPITEIAAATNRPEKVIGMHFMNPVPVMKLVEIIRGLATDDEVYEAVETMTKKLSKVPVEVNDFPGFVANRILMPMINEAIYTLYEGVATKEAIDDVMKLGMNHPMGPLQLADFIGLDTCLYIMETLHEGFGDSKYRPCPLLRKYVKAGWLGKKTGRGFYQY, from the coding sequence ATGAAAATCCAAAAGGTAATGGTAATCGGCGCTGGGCAAATGGGCGGGGGAATCGCTCAAGTATGCGCCCAGGCGGGATACGATGTGTTATTAAATGATATTAAAGAAGAATCCTATATAAAAGGACTTGCGGTCATCTCAAAAAACCTTTCACGAAATGTGGAAAAAGGACGCATGTCGGAAGAAGAAAAAACAGCAGTTCTCGGACGCATCACGAAATCGTTAAATCTACAAGATGCCAAGCATGCAGATATCGTGATCGAAGCAGCAGTTGAAAACATGGAAGTCAAACGGTCGATTTTCGAAAAACTTGATGAAATCGCGCTAGAACGTGCGATTCTTGCATCGAATACATCATCACTTCCGATTACAGAAATTGCAGCCGCAACCAATCGACCTGAAAAAGTAATCGGCATGCACTTCATGAACCCGGTACCTGTGATGAAACTTGTTGAAATTATTCGCGGACTGGCAACAGATGATGAGGTTTACGAAGCAGTCGAAACGATGACAAAAAAATTATCGAAAGTGCCAGTCGAAGTGAATGATTTCCCGGGATTCGTCGCAAACCGCATACTCATGCCAATGATCAATGAAGCAATTTATACACTCTACGAAGGCGTCGCGACAAAAGAAGCCATCGATGACGTGATGAAACTCGGCATGAACCACCCAATGGGGCCGCTGCAATTAGCGGATTTCATCGGACTCGATACATGCTTATACATTATGGAAACATTGCACGAAGGATTCGGCGATTCAAAATACCGCCCATGCCCATTGCTGAGAAAATACGTAAAAGCTGGTTGGCTCGGGAAGAAAACAGGCAGAGGATTTTACCAGTACTAA
- a CDS encoding acyl-CoA dehydrogenase — protein MDLTLTDEQKMMRDMVRNFAKTEIEPFIPKMEAGEFPREILTKMGALGLMGITVPEQYGGSEMDFVSYILAIEELSKVSAVVGVILSVHTSVGTNPIMYFGNEEQKNRYLPKMASGEYLGAFCLTESSSGSDAGALKTRAVKDGDNYVLNGSKMFITNGGEADVYIVFASTSPADKTYGITAFIVDKDTPGLIIGKEEKKMGLHGSRTVELVFDNMKVPVENKLGKEGEGFKIAMANLDVGRIGIAAQALGIATASLDAATDYARERVQFGKPIASQQGIGFKLADMATAVEGARLLVYRAAQLRAEGLPCGKEASMAKLFASKAAVDGSIEAVQIFGGYGYTKDYPVERYFRDAKVTEIYEGTSEIQRIVISKHLTR, from the coding sequence ATGGATTTAACACTTACTGATGAGCAGAAAATGATGCGTGACATGGTACGAAATTTCGCGAAAACTGAAATTGAGCCTTTCATTCCCAAAATGGAAGCTGGCGAATTTCCGCGTGAAATTTTAACGAAAATGGGCGCACTGGGCCTCATGGGAATTACGGTTCCCGAACAATACGGTGGTTCCGAGATGGATTTTGTTTCTTATATTCTAGCCATCGAAGAACTATCCAAAGTAAGCGCGGTTGTAGGAGTTATCCTATCGGTCCATACATCAGTTGGAACAAATCCAATCATGTACTTTGGGAATGAAGAGCAGAAGAACAGATACTTGCCGAAAATGGCGAGCGGGGAATATCTCGGCGCCTTTTGCTTAACGGAGTCATCTTCAGGGTCAGATGCAGGTGCACTTAAAACGCGTGCAGTCAAAGACGGCGACAATTATGTATTAAATGGGTCGAAAATGTTCATTACAAACGGCGGGGAAGCCGACGTTTACATCGTCTTCGCCTCGACAAGTCCCGCTGATAAAACATATGGCATCACCGCGTTCATCGTCGATAAAGATACACCGGGACTCATTATCGGTAAAGAAGAAAAGAAAATGGGATTACATGGTTCTCGCACCGTTGAATTAGTCTTCGACAATATGAAAGTTCCGGTAGAAAACAAGCTTGGTAAAGAGGGCGAAGGATTCAAAATCGCCATGGCAAATCTCGACGTCGGCCGAATCGGAATCGCTGCACAGGCACTGGGAATCGCAACTGCCTCACTTGATGCCGCCACCGATTACGCAAGAGAACGCGTCCAATTCGGAAAACCAATCGCGAGCCAACAAGGAATCGGTTTTAAACTAGCCGATATGGCAACCGCAGTCGAAGGTGCACGCTTACTCGTTTATCGAGCAGCTCAACTACGCGCTGAAGGCTTGCCTTGCGGAAAAGAAGCCTCAATGGCCAAACTATTCGCATCGAAAGCGGCTGTTGACGGATCGATTGAAGCGGTCCAAATATTCGGCGGCTACGGCTATACAAAAGATTATCCAGTCGAACGTTACTTCCGCGACGCCAAAGTAACCGAAATATACGAAGGTACCAGCGAAATCCAACGAATTGTCATTTCCAAGCATTTAACGAGGTAG
- a CDS encoding acyl-CoA dehydrogenase: MNFKLSEEHEMIRKMVRDFAEKEVAPTAAERDEEERFDMVLFEKMAELGLTGIPWPEEYGGIGSDYLAYVIAVEELSRVCASVGVTLSAHTSLAGWPVFKYGTEEQKQKYLRPMAEGTKIGAYGLTEPRSGSDAGAMGTTAKLDGDDYVINGSKIFITNGGIADIYIVFAITNQEEGKRPETSAFIVEKDFPGFSVGKKEKKLGIRSSPTTEIMFDNCRVPKENLLGKLGEGFVIAMKTLDGGRNGIAAQAVGIAQGALDASVDYAKERKQFGKPIADNQGIGFKLADMATSIEASRLLTHQAAWLESNNLPYGKESAMAKLMAGDTAMKVTTEAVQVFGGYGYTKDYPVERFMRDAKITQIYEGTQEIQRLVISRMLTK, from the coding sequence ATGAATTTTAAATTATCCGAAGAACATGAAATGATTCGAAAAATGGTCCGCGATTTCGCAGAAAAAGAAGTGGCACCAACTGCTGCAGAACGCGATGAAGAAGAACGGTTCGATATGGTTTTATTCGAAAAAATGGCGGAACTCGGCCTAACAGGAATTCCTTGGCCAGAAGAATACGGCGGAATCGGTAGCGATTATCTGGCGTATGTCATAGCTGTTGAAGAACTATCACGCGTCTGTGCATCCGTCGGTGTTACGCTTTCCGCGCATACCTCACTTGCAGGCTGGCCGGTATTTAAATACGGGACTGAAGAACAGAAACAAAAATACCTTCGTCCCATGGCGGAAGGAACAAAAATTGGCGCATACGGATTAACTGAACCAAGATCCGGTTCCGACGCAGGTGCAATGGGAACGACTGCGAAACTTGACGGTGATGACTATGTGATTAACGGTTCGAAGATCTTCATCACGAACGGCGGCATCGCAGACATTTATATCGTTTTTGCCATTACCAATCAAGAAGAAGGAAAGCGTCCGGAAACAAGTGCTTTCATCGTAGAAAAAGACTTCCCTGGATTCTCAGTCGGCAAAAAAGAGAAAAAGCTAGGCATTCGTTCATCACCAACAACTGAAATCATGTTCGACAACTGCCGCGTACCGAAAGAAAACCTACTAGGCAAACTCGGTGAAGGATTTGTCATCGCCATGAAAACACTAGACGGCGGAAGAAACGGCATCGCAGCGCAAGCGGTTGGTATTGCACAAGGGGCCCTCGACGCTTCAGTCGATTACGCCAAAGAACGTAAGCAATTCGGAAAACCAATCGCAGATAACCAAGGCATCGGTTTCAAACTAGCCGATATGGCCACATCAATCGAAGCGTCCAGATTACTAACGCATCAAGCGGCTTGGCTAGAATCGAACAACTTGCCATATGGAAAAGAATCAGCAATGGCTAAACTAATGGCTGGAGACACGGCGATGAAAGTGACAACAGAAGCAGTCCAAGTTTTCGGTGGATACGGCTACACAAAAGACTATCCAGTCGAACGCTTCATGCGCGACGCAAAAATCACACAAATCTACGAAGGCACCCAAGAAATCCAACGCCTCGTCATCTCCCGCATGCTAACTAAATGA